The Candidatus Koribacter versatilis Ellin345 genome has a segment encoding these proteins:
- a CDS encoding tetratricopeptide repeat protein encodes MESAPASPSNLPQTAPRLWKRWGIEAMLAGFVALLFAPTLRYGFVYDDRVVILENPYIQSWRWFLHDFTSHVWAQVSSQPASYYRPVFITWLRLNHTLFGFQPWGWHLTTVLAHVVATLLVYRLALRLLRSPWQAAIAALIFAVHPVHVENVAWVCGSVDPLMSIFYLGAILSYLRWREQHSPVALAVSVLLALTATLTKEIAITLPAVIFAYAALFSPAEAGWGKRFLAAARDTVPFVLVAAAYMAARSVVLHGPIFAEISLATVLLTLPGLLLFYARLTVWPVNLSLFYNRAPVQSFSAQRVLLPLLVLALIAAGLFMWLRRSKQRREGLFALVLALLALSPPLYIRLFNPDDFVHDRYLYLSMAGVAMLAAMAITSIRGVKDGKSFAPLPQVLVVAAITLALSLGTTMTNGNWRDDLSLWGHCFKVAPHNVRVLNNLASSLGESGAYQVAVPMFLEVLKRDPSNARANANLGYTLYQAGALEQAEKYLSKAVLLNASDAHSWLYLGVTHLKLGATAEAESDLRQAITIDPSATGAHLALSVVLEQRGDRAGAIAESQEELRYHPEEQSVQQRLQQLQAK; translated from the coding sequence ATGGAATCCGCGCCGGCTTCGCCGTCGAACTTGCCCCAAACAGCGCCGCGTTTGTGGAAGCGCTGGGGAATTGAGGCGATGCTGGCGGGCTTCGTCGCCCTGCTGTTTGCCCCGACCTTGCGGTACGGCTTCGTCTACGACGACCGCGTGGTGATTCTCGAGAACCCGTACATCCAGTCGTGGCGATGGTTCCTGCACGATTTCACCTCCCACGTTTGGGCCCAAGTCTCGAGCCAGCCCGCCAGTTACTATCGTCCGGTTTTCATAACCTGGCTGCGCCTGAACCACACCCTCTTCGGTTTCCAGCCGTGGGGATGGCACCTGACCACGGTACTGGCGCACGTGGTGGCAACGCTGCTCGTCTATCGCTTGGCGTTGCGGCTTTTGCGAAGCCCCTGGCAGGCGGCGATTGCGGCTTTAATCTTCGCGGTTCATCCAGTCCACGTGGAAAACGTCGCATGGGTCTGCGGATCGGTGGATCCGCTCATGTCGATTTTCTATCTCGGCGCGATATTGAGCTATTTGCGTTGGCGCGAACAGCATTCGCCGGTTGCGCTCGCCGTCTCGGTGCTGCTGGCGCTGACAGCTACGCTTACGAAGGAGATCGCGATCACACTGCCCGCGGTGATCTTCGCATACGCAGCGCTCTTTAGCCCCGCCGAAGCTGGTTGGGGCAAGCGGTTTCTCGCGGCTGCGAGAGATACCGTGCCCTTCGTGCTTGTCGCTGCCGCCTACATGGCCGCGCGCAGTGTGGTGTTGCATGGGCCAATATTCGCGGAGATATCGCTGGCAACCGTGCTGCTCACACTGCCGGGACTTCTGCTCTTCTATGCGCGGCTGACGGTCTGGCCGGTGAATTTGAGTCTCTTCTACAACCGCGCGCCGGTGCAGAGTTTCAGCGCGCAGCGCGTACTGCTTCCGCTGCTGGTTCTGGCGCTGATCGCGGCGGGTCTGTTCATGTGGCTGCGGAGAAGTAAACAGCGACGTGAAGGCCTGTTCGCGCTTGTTCTGGCGCTGCTGGCGCTGTCGCCGCCTCTGTATATCCGCTTGTTCAATCCGGACGACTTCGTGCACGACCGCTATTTGTACCTGTCGATGGCGGGTGTCGCGATGCTTGCGGCGATGGCTATAACTTCAATCAGGGGCGTCAAAGATGGAAAGTCGTTCGCGCCGCTCCCGCAGGTGCTGGTAGTAGCGGCCATCACGCTTGCCCTGAGCCTCGGAACGACAATGACGAACGGCAACTGGCGCGATGATCTTTCGCTCTGGGGGCATTGCTTCAAGGTAGCTCCGCACAACGTGCGCGTACTGAACAACCTCGCCTCGTCGCTCGGGGAGTCGGGCGCCTACCAGGTCGCGGTGCCAATGTTCCTCGAAGTACTGAAACGCGATCCGAGCAATGCTCGCGCTAACGCGAACCTTGGCTATACGCTCTACCAGGCAGGCGCGCTGGAGCAGGCGGAGAAGTATCTCTCGAAAGCAGTGCTGTTGAACGCCTCCGATGCCCATTCCTGGCTATATCTTGGCGTGACTCACCTCAAGCTAGGCGCGACTGCGGAAGCGGAGTCGGACCTGCGCCAGGCGATAACGATAGACCCCTCGGCCACCGGCGCGCACTTGGCTTTATCAGTGGTGCTCGAACAGCGCGGTGACCGGGCGGGCGCCATCGCCGAATCGCAAGAAGAGCTGCGCTATCACCCCGAGGAACAATCGGTGCAGCAGCGCCTCCAACAACTGCAGGCGAAATAA
- a CDS encoding PadR family transcriptional regulator has protein sequence MGDQAQLLPGTLDLLILKAVSLGPLHGYGVLLRIAQITADALLVEQGALYPALFRLVRQGLLKSTWGTSENNRKAKFYELTAGGRKRLVEETSDWKKLAAAMSAALAARPEEV, from the coding sequence ATGGGCGACCAGGCGCAACTGCTTCCCGGCACACTCGATTTGCTGATCTTGAAAGCAGTCTCACTCGGGCCTCTGCACGGCTACGGAGTACTGCTGCGCATTGCGCAAATCACCGCCGATGCGTTGCTGGTGGAGCAGGGTGCGCTCTATCCCGCGCTCTTCCGCCTGGTGCGCCAGGGATTGCTGAAGTCGACTTGGGGCACTTCGGAAAACAATCGTAAGGCGAAGTTTTATGAGCTCACTGCCGGCGGCCGCAAGCGGCTGGTGGAAGAGACGAGCGACTGGAAGAAGCTGGCGGCGGCGATGTCGGCTGCGCTGGCAGCGCGTCCGGAGGAAGTATGA
- a CDS encoding ABC transporter permease, whose product MKFTAYLRSVYAKFFHREEVGEELELELRSHVEMRADDLERSGMSRAEAERRARIEFGSRERVREESHVAMGGNFFDVLLQDLRYSVRVLRKSPGFTIAAVMTLALAIGANAVVFSVTNAFLIKPLNVPNPESLYQVLRADKVAGGYSYLNYQDLRDRNRTFEDLAAYDIATAAFDTGGKARPSWVILATGNYFDALQMKPYLGEYFHDRDERGPNSAPYVVLSYSFWHTQFQDDRTVIGRKVRLNKHAYTVIGVAQPNFRGVLMFFNPDIFVPFVQQEQIEGQNTMNARGKSATFMVIGHLKSGITKAQAAADLNTIGAYLHQAFPADVGEMKFDLGRPNFYGDYLGRPVHAFLTGLSLLAALILLASCANLGSLFSARASDRSREMALRLALGSSRRRLLRSLFTEAVLISLAGGTLGVTASIFLLRGLTRWQPFDRWPLQVTVDPDARVYIVSLLIALAAGFIFGAVPVRQVLQTDPYGVIKAGTAQGSKRRITMRDVLVVVQIAICGVLVTSSLVALRGLERSLHADFGFEPQHRVMAELDLNMAGYKGDAVPATQKKMIDALMTIPGVQAAGSIDSVPLGDTPPYERIFAENEADLRPGKEMFKATLMNVTPGYLKAAGTVMFAGRDFTWADDKNAPQAAIVNRQFAERVFGSIDKAIGGHFKFNDGALIQVVGVIQNGKYENLTEPWQPGVFRPTQQSPAPKTVIIVHSDRDALEVQSAIRAKLREIDSELPVFTETWYKELDASLFAPRMATLALCVLGTLGSMLAVTGVFGMAAYSVSKRLRELGIRLALGARRQELVFAALGRAFKLMCFGSAAGLVLGILASKVLAFVFFEANSHDPLTLTLVVVAMALLGMIATWIPAQRSLSVDPMMLLREE is encoded by the coding sequence ATGAAGTTCACCGCTTATCTGAGATCGGTCTATGCGAAGTTCTTCCATCGCGAGGAAGTAGGCGAGGAACTCGAACTTGAATTGCGCTCGCACGTCGAGATGCGTGCCGACGATCTGGAGCGCTCGGGAATGTCGCGCGCGGAAGCAGAACGGCGGGCGCGGATCGAGTTCGGCAGCCGCGAACGGGTGCGCGAAGAATCGCACGTCGCCATGGGCGGAAACTTCTTCGACGTATTGCTCCAGGACCTGCGTTACAGCGTGCGTGTGCTGCGCAAGTCGCCGGGCTTCACCATCGCCGCGGTGATGACCCTGGCGCTTGCGATCGGCGCCAACGCGGTGGTGTTCAGCGTCACGAACGCGTTTCTGATCAAGCCGCTGAATGTGCCGAACCCGGAGAGCCTTTACCAGGTGCTTCGCGCCGACAAGGTTGCGGGCGGCTATTCCTATCTCAACTATCAGGACCTACGCGATAGAAATCGCACCTTCGAAGACCTGGCTGCGTACGACATCGCCACCGCTGCCTTCGATACGGGCGGTAAGGCGCGTCCGTCGTGGGTAATTCTGGCGACCGGCAATTATTTCGACGCGCTGCAGATGAAGCCATACTTGGGCGAGTACTTCCACGATCGCGACGAGCGTGGTCCCAACAGCGCGCCGTACGTCGTGCTGAGCTACTCCTTCTGGCACACGCAATTCCAGGACGACCGCACCGTCATCGGCCGAAAGGTCCGCTTGAACAAGCACGCCTACACCGTGATCGGCGTGGCACAGCCGAACTTCCGCGGCGTGCTGATGTTTTTCAATCCCGATATCTTCGTGCCCTTCGTGCAGCAGGAACAGATTGAAGGCCAGAACACGATGAACGCGCGCGGTAAGTCGGCGACGTTCATGGTGATCGGCCACCTGAAATCGGGCATCACCAAGGCGCAGGCCGCCGCGGATCTAAACACGATTGGCGCCTACCTGCACCAGGCCTTCCCGGCCGACGTCGGCGAGATGAAGTTTGACTTAGGACGTCCGAATTTTTATGGCGATTATCTCGGGCGTCCGGTGCACGCGTTCCTCACCGGGCTCAGTCTGCTGGCGGCGTTGATCCTGTTGGCGTCGTGCGCGAACCTCGGAAGCTTGTTTTCGGCACGGGCTTCCGACCGCTCGCGCGAGATGGCGCTACGGCTCGCGTTAGGCTCATCGCGGCGACGCCTGCTGCGCTCGCTCTTCACCGAAGCGGTACTGATTTCGCTCGCCGGCGGCACGCTCGGCGTCACTGCGAGCATCTTCCTGCTGCGCGGGCTCACGCGCTGGCAGCCCTTCGATCGCTGGCCGCTTCAAGTCACCGTGGATCCCGACGCGAGGGTGTACATCGTGTCCCTGCTGATCGCGCTCGCGGCCGGCTTCATCTTTGGCGCGGTGCCGGTGCGGCAGGTGCTGCAAACCGATCCCTACGGCGTGATCAAGGCCGGGACTGCGCAAGGATCGAAGCGTCGCATTACGATGCGCGACGTTCTGGTGGTGGTACAGATCGCGATCTGCGGGGTGCTGGTGACTTCATCGTTGGTGGCGCTGCGCGGCTTGGAGCGGTCGCTGCATGCCGATTTCGGCTTCGAACCGCAGCACCGGGTGATGGCTGAACTCGACCTCAACATGGCCGGTTATAAAGGCGACGCCGTTCCGGCAACGCAGAAGAAAATGATCGACGCGCTGATGACCATCCCCGGCGTGCAGGCCGCAGGCTCGATTGACTCGGTACCACTCGGCGACACGCCACCGTACGAGCGCATCTTTGCCGAGAACGAAGCCGATTTGCGTCCGGGAAAAGAGATGTTCAAAGCCACGCTGATGAATGTGACGCCCGGCTATTTGAAAGCAGCGGGAACCGTAATGTTCGCCGGTCGCGACTTTACCTGGGCGGACGACAAGAATGCGCCTCAAGCCGCGATTGTGAATCGCCAATTCGCCGAACGCGTGTTCGGCTCGATCGACAAGGCCATTGGAGGCCACTTCAAGTTCAATGACGGCGCATTGATTCAAGTCGTCGGCGTGATACAGAACGGAAAATACGAAAACCTGACCGAGCCATGGCAGCCGGGGGTGTTTCGCCCAACGCAGCAGTCGCCCGCGCCGAAGACTGTCATCATCGTGCACTCGGACCGCGACGCGCTGGAAGTGCAGTCGGCAATCCGCGCCAAGCTACGCGAGATTGACAGCGAGCTGCCGGTCTTTACCGAGACCTGGTACAAGGAACTCGATGCAAGCCTGTTCGCACCGCGGATGGCGACGCTTGCGCTGTGCGTGCTGGGAACGCTGGGGTCGATGCTCGCGGTGACCGGCGTCTTCGGCATGGCCGCGTACTCGGTAAGCAAGCGGCTGCGGGAATTGGGAATCCGACTGGCGCTGGGCGCCCGACGGCAGGAACTCGTGTTCGCAGCGCTGGGGCGCGCGTTCAAGCTGATGTGTTTCGGATCGGCGGCGGGACTGGTGCTGGGGATCCTCGCGAGCAAGGTTCTGGCATTTGTGTTCTTTGAGGCGAACTCGCACGACCCGCTGACTCTGACGCTCGTCGTGGTGGCGATGGCGTTGCTTGGGATGATTGCGACGTGGATTCCGGCGCAGCGCTCGCTGTCGGTAGACCCGATGATGCTGTTGCGCGAGGAATGA
- a CDS encoding YtxH domain-containing protein, with protein sequence MNEARHRGIGNESASSGSGAGLGISLLLIGLGIGAVTALLLAPDSGRKTRKRLRRRYEDAKDMLGDLQDQAEDAYERGSDWAEEKRKVMNKRVKPIRKSIFG encoded by the coding sequence GTGAACGAAGCAAGACACCGCGGCATCGGCAACGAATCGGCCAGCTCCGGCAGTGGAGCCGGCCTCGGCATCAGCCTGCTTCTCATCGGTCTCGGCATTGGCGCCGTAACCGCGCTGCTGCTCGCCCCAGACTCCGGTCGCAAGACGCGTAAGCGCCTGCGCCGCCGCTATGAAGACGCCAAAGACATGCTCGGCGATTTGCAGGACCAGGCCGAAGACGCGTATGAGCGCGGGTCCGATTGGGCAGAAGAAAAGCGCAAAGTAATGAACAAGCGCGTGAAGCCCATCCGTAAAAGCATCTTCGGATAG
- the efp gene encoding elongation factor P: MAIPATQMRPGMVIKHNNDLHSVFSVEHRTPGNLRAFIQAKLRNLRTGAMFEHRFRSGDPIDKITVDEEKMEYLYQEGDAYVFMNTENYEQLYLNHDVLGDAADYLTPNIQISVEFFDGKPVGVGLPQTVELTVVETEPGLKSATASSVAKPAKTETGLVVYVPPFINEGDKIRVDTSEGAYLGRA, from the coding sequence ATGGCCATTCCAGCCACCCAAATGCGTCCCGGCATGGTAATTAAGCACAACAACGACCTGCATTCCGTGTTCTCGGTCGAGCACCGCACCCCGGGCAACCTGCGCGCGTTCATTCAGGCAAAGCTCCGCAACCTGCGTACCGGCGCCATGTTCGAGCACCGCTTCCGCTCCGGCGACCCGATCGACAAGATCACCGTGGACGAAGAGAAGATGGAGTACCTCTACCAGGAGGGCGACGCTTACGTCTTCATGAATACCGAGAACTACGAACAGCTTTACCTGAACCATGACGTTCTCGGCGATGCGGCAGATTACCTGACCCCGAATATCCAGATCTCGGTGGAGTTCTTCGATGGCAAGCCGGTAGGCGTTGGCCTGCCGCAGACGGTGGAACTCACCGTTGTCGAGACCGAGCCGGGATTGAAGTCGGCAACGGCAAGCAGCGTCGCCAAACCGGCTAAGACGGAAACCGGGCTGGTGGTGTACGTGCCGCCCTTCATCAATGAAGGCGACAAAATTCGCGTGGATACGAGCGAAGGCGCGTACCTGGGCCGGGCGTAG
- a CDS encoding acylphosphatase, with product MTETNETRRYLVTGRVQGVGFRWFVEHAAVQLGLAGWVRNRADGRVEVLASGPRQKLHDLYVELKKGPRASRVDNVEVEDAAPETNLKSFRIEGTW from the coding sequence ATGACAGAGACCAATGAAACTCGGCGCTATCTTGTCACCGGACGGGTGCAGGGCGTGGGGTTTCGCTGGTTTGTGGAACATGCGGCGGTGCAACTGGGGCTCGCGGGCTGGGTGCGCAATCGTGCTGACGGCCGCGTGGAAGTGCTGGCCAGCGGGCCGCGACAGAAGCTGCATGATTTGTATGTCGAGTTGAAGAAGGGACCGCGGGCGTCGCGCGTCGACAACGTGGAAGTGGAAGACGCTGCACCCGAGACGAACCTGAAATCATTCCGCATTGAAGGAACCTGGTAA
- a CDS encoding adenine phosphoribosyltransferase — translation MSESTTGPCHDSLKAYVREIPDYPKPGILFYDITTLIKEPVGLARTIDGITEHFLNKNIDLVVGMEARGFIFGPAVAYRLNAGFIPIRKPRKLPGETVKHTYKLEYGEDTLEIHKDAIQKAQRVLVVDDLLATGGTAVAATELVKQLGGEICGIAFVIELDFLNGRERLKDYDVYSLLHYDK, via the coding sequence ATGTCCGAGAGCACGACTGGCCCCTGCCACGACTCCCTGAAAGCTTACGTTCGCGAGATTCCGGATTATCCGAAGCCGGGCATACTCTTCTACGACATCACCACGCTAATCAAAGAACCGGTTGGGTTGGCGCGCACGATTGACGGCATCACCGAGCACTTCCTCAACAAGAATATTGACCTTGTCGTCGGCATGGAAGCGCGCGGATTTATCTTTGGGCCGGCGGTGGCGTATCGGCTGAACGCCGGATTTATTCCGATCCGCAAGCCGCGCAAACTTCCCGGCGAAACCGTGAAGCACACCTACAAACTGGAGTACGGCGAAGACACGCTCGAGATCCACAAAGACGCAATCCAGAAGGCGCAGCGCGTGTTGGTTGTGGATGACCTACTCGCGACCGGCGGAACCGCAGTCGCCGCGACCGAGCTGGTGAAGCAACTTGGCGGAGAGATTTGCGGCATCGCGTTCGTGATCGAGTTGGACTTTTTGAATGGGCGCGAGCGGTTGAAGGATTACGACGTGTATTCGCTGCTGCATTACGACAAGTAG
- a CDS encoding ABC transporter permease: MSTLAQDIRYALRQMRLSPGFTVTAILTLAIGIGATTAIFTLINEIMLKSLPVAEPAQLYRIGDTNECCNEGWEDDDWSLFSHQLVRRFAEATPEFEEVTAFQASPETEGVRSSVKDQVARPMKMEFIDGHYFHVLGINPFAGRVIQLSDDQRGVAPVAVMNYATWQQTYGSDPSLIGSTFVIEGHPVTLVGIAPPGFYGDTLRSRPPDFWFPIQQELLIDGPDGRIKDEQQQWLYAIGRLKPGASVQGLDARLTTVLQHWLSDEDPIPAVFRTMALTTVPHKFIKMSPAGSGIASMKSNYSTNLRILLLVCLTVLLIACANIANLLLARSTARRGHTAMRMALGATRTRLIRQQLTEAVTLAVCGGLLGTLVAFGGARLMLALAFPQAKASPISATPSWPVLGFAFALSLLTGIIFGVVPAWFSSHSDPAEALRGANRSTKDHATLPQKLLVIAQAAMSLGLLACAGLLTQSLLNLQRQDFGFVPENRVIVSMNPPSPTHTVPQLTSLYRSLQDRLSQIPGVQGVSFALYSPMEGNNWGELVAVEGRGEPKANMEDAASWDRVSSNYLPTIGQQILRGRNFQSSDSGGHPVAIINEAFAKTFFPGEDPMGKHFGMDAAKFASMYEIVGIARNAKYGDPSEPARPFFYVSLEQSEHADDPLMQMMVVRSHFMQSIQLLVGGNVENIEPQIRRAVAEIDPTITLISVQTMHEQVASNFNQERMVANLAGIFGGIALLLAAIGLYGMTAYSVVRRTAEIGVRMALGANRLNIVQMVLRGAFVQVAIGLVLGIPLAMFAGHFMASKLFQVRAYDPLVLGGSIVALALCAAIASILPARRAASTEPMKALRTE, from the coding sequence ATGTCTACGCTCGCACAAGACATTCGCTACGCTCTCCGGCAGATGCGGCTCTCGCCCGGCTTCACGGTCACGGCGATCCTCACCCTGGCTATCGGCATTGGCGCCACCACGGCCATCTTCACCTTGATCAACGAGATCATGCTGAAGTCGTTGCCGGTCGCTGAGCCCGCGCAGCTCTATCGCATTGGCGATACCAACGAGTGCTGCAACGAGGGCTGGGAAGACGATGACTGGAGCCTCTTCTCGCACCAACTCGTCCGGCGTTTCGCGGAAGCCACGCCGGAGTTCGAGGAAGTCACTGCGTTCCAGGCCTCGCCGGAGACGGAAGGCGTTCGCAGCAGCGTGAAGGACCAGGTCGCTCGCCCGATGAAGATGGAATTCATCGACGGCCACTACTTCCACGTCCTCGGCATCAACCCGTTCGCGGGCCGCGTGATTCAGCTCTCCGACGACCAGCGCGGCGTCGCGCCCGTCGCGGTCATGAACTACGCAACCTGGCAGCAGACCTACGGCTCCGATCCGTCGCTGATCGGCTCGACCTTTGTGATTGAAGGTCATCCCGTCACGCTGGTCGGTATCGCGCCTCCCGGCTTTTACGGCGACACTCTGCGCAGCCGCCCTCCCGATTTCTGGTTCCCGATCCAGCAGGAGCTCCTGATTGACGGTCCCGACGGCCGCATCAAGGACGAGCAGCAACAATGGCTCTATGCCATCGGGCGGCTAAAGCCCGGCGCCAGCGTGCAAGGCCTCGATGCGCGACTCACGACGGTGCTCCAGCACTGGCTCAGCGATGAAGATCCGATCCCAGCGGTCTTCCGCACCATGGCCCTCACCACCGTTCCGCACAAGTTCATCAAGATGTCGCCGGCCGGCTCCGGCATTGCCTCGATGAAGAGCAACTACAGCACGAACCTGCGGATCCTGTTGCTCGTCTGCCTGACGGTGTTGCTCATCGCCTGCGCCAACATCGCGAATTTGCTGCTCGCGCGCAGCACCGCGCGCCGCGGACACACTGCGATGCGCATGGCACTCGGCGCCACTCGCACACGCTTGATACGCCAGCAACTCACTGAAGCCGTAACCCTCGCGGTTTGCGGCGGACTGCTCGGCACTCTCGTTGCCTTCGGTGGCGCACGTCTCATGCTCGCGTTGGCGTTTCCGCAAGCAAAGGCCAGCCCCATCAGCGCGACACCATCGTGGCCGGTGCTTGGTTTTGCGTTTGCTTTATCCCTGCTGACGGGAATCATCTTCGGCGTGGTGCCGGCGTGGTTCTCCAGTCACTCCGACCCGGCAGAAGCCCTGCGCGGCGCCAACCGCTCGACGAAAGATCACGCCACTCTGCCGCAGAAACTGCTGGTCATCGCCCAGGCCGCGATGTCACTTGGCCTGCTCGCGTGCGCTGGACTGCTCACCCAAAGCCTGCTCAATCTTCAACGCCAGGACTTCGGCTTCGTTCCCGAAAACCGCGTGATTGTCAGCATGAATCCGCCGTCGCCGACGCACACGGTGCCGCAGCTGACATCGCTTTATCGTTCGCTGCAAGACCGGCTCTCGCAAATCCCAGGCGTACAGGGCGTCAGCTTCGCGCTCTATTCGCCGATGGAGGGGAACAACTGGGGCGAGTTGGTCGCCGTGGAAGGCCGCGGTGAGCCCAAGGCGAACATGGAAGACGCCGCCTCCTGGGACCGCGTCAGTTCTAATTACCTGCCGACGATCGGCCAGCAGATCCTGCGCGGCCGCAACTTCCAGAGCAGCGATTCCGGCGGACATCCCGTAGCTATCATCAACGAAGCCTTCGCGAAGACTTTCTTCCCCGGTGAAGACCCGATGGGCAAGCACTTCGGCATGGATGCCGCGAAGTTTGCCTCGATGTACGAGATCGTCGGTATTGCGCGCAATGCCAAGTACGGCGATCCTTCGGAGCCAGCGCGGCCGTTCTTCTACGTCTCGCTTGAGCAGAGCGAGCATGCTGACGATCCACTGATGCAGATGATGGTCGTTCGCTCGCACTTCATGCAGAGCATCCAGCTTCTGGTCGGCGGCAACGTTGAAAACATTGAACCGCAGATCCGCCGCGCGGTCGCCGAAATCGATCCCACGATCACGCTCATCAGCGTGCAGACCATGCACGAGCAGGTCGCGTCGAACTTTAACCAGGAGCGCATGGTCGCGAACCTCGCCGGCATCTTCGGCGGAATCGCGCTGCTGCTCGCGGCTATCGGCCTCTACGGAATGACCGCGTATAGCGTGGTTCGACGCACCGCGGAAATCGGCGTCCGCATGGCGCTCGGCGCGAACCGCCTGAACATTGTGCAGATGGTGCTGCGGGGCGCGTTCGTGCAAGTTGCGATCGGACTGGTCCTCGGTATTCCGCTGGCGATGTTCGCTGGGCACTTCATGGCCTCGAAGCTTTTCCAGGTGCGCGCCTACGATCCTCTGGTCCTCGGCGGATCCATAGTCGCCCTCGCCCTGTGTGCCGCGATCGCGAGCATCTTGCCCGCACGCCGGGCGGCATCGACGGAACCGATGAAAGCTCTCCGCACGGAATAA
- a CDS encoding UbiA-like polyprenyltransferase encodes MGFFRNIGTTLEMIKWEHSVFALPFALCGAMLAAHGIPSGRQLLWIIVAMVSARSAAMAFNRWVDARIDAANPRTKMRAIPAGLLTSNFVLVFTLIAAAIFFVAASQLNALSLMLSPIVLVVLLGYSLTKRFTRWSHVVLGFALGMAPAGAWIAVRGSLDPRILLLTAAVTFWTAGFDVLYSCQDYEHDVSAGLHSIPRYLGIANALIVARVFHLLMLTMLALFIYAFQLGGIGIAGLVTVAALIFYEHTLVKPNDLSKLNAAFFTMNGVIAILFFVFVATKVLLTH; translated from the coding sequence GTGGGATTCTTTCGTAATATCGGCACTACCCTCGAGATGATCAAGTGGGAGCACTCTGTGTTCGCGCTCCCGTTTGCGCTTTGCGGCGCCATGCTCGCCGCGCACGGCATCCCCAGTGGACGCCAGCTGCTCTGGATCATCGTTGCCATGGTCTCCGCGCGCAGCGCCGCAATGGCGTTCAACCGTTGGGTGGATGCCCGCATTGATGCGGCCAACCCGCGCACCAAGATGCGCGCCATTCCCGCCGGACTGCTGACGTCGAATTTTGTGCTGGTATTTACGCTGATCGCCGCGGCGATTTTCTTCGTTGCCGCCTCGCAGCTTAATGCGCTCTCGCTGATGCTGTCGCCGATCGTGCTCGTGGTGTTGCTCGGCTACTCGCTGACCAAGCGCTTCACGCGCTGGTCGCACGTAGTGTTGGGATTTGCACTCGGCATGGCCCCCGCAGGCGCATGGATCGCGGTCCGGGGCTCGCTGGACCCGCGCATCCTGCTACTTACCGCCGCCGTAACCTTCTGGACCGCCGGCTTCGACGTCCTTTACAGTTGCCAGGATTACGAACACGACGTCTCCGCCGGACTGCACTCCATCCCGCGCTATCTGGGCATTGCCAACGCTCTGATCGTGGCGCGAGTCTTCCACCTGCTCATGCTCACCATGCTCGCGTTGTTCATCTACGCCTTCCAGTTGGGAGGCATCGGCATCGCGGGCCTGGTCACGGTAGCCGCGCTCATCTTCTACGAACACACGCTGGTGAAACCCAACGACCTAAGCAAGCTCAACGCCGCGTTCTTCACGATGAACGGCGTGATCGCGATCCTGTTCTTCGTGTTCGTAGCGACGAAGGTTCTCCTGACCCACTGA